The window TATTAAATACAATAAATGCTATATATGCAACTCAGTTTACTTACAAAAGCATTAACATAAAACGTGTtcctttggtattttttttagCACAGTGATGAATGTATTATGGTATGGTTGTGGCATACCTACTTTTGGAAATACATTGTCGAATAGAAGCAATTAACTTAGATAAAGTGTTACTtgtaatttatgtagaatttgaCAGTAATACAGCTGATTCTATCTAACTGACTTTTGCTAACTCATTCTGCAGTGGGACAGTAATGACGGCGAGTTCTACCTTATTCTTCAGAATTCCATTCAGAAAATGAATAAGGTTCTCAGACAAGCAACAGCTTTTGGAAAGGCTTAAGGTGCTTTTCAAAAGTTTCCCAGAAAAGGAACAATCTCccttgttttttggttttcaaTGGATTGTTGTTCTACAAAATGGACACGGCTTGCCTTGGTTTCCCTGGGCAGTGCGTTACAGGACAACAAAATGCACCCTTTCCAGAGTTTACCATTCTGGAAGAGAATCCCCCTCATGGAAGACTTAGGGACCAGGGAGCAAAGAGGGCCAGAGGATTCAGCTGGCACCTCGATGCACTTAACAGACTCCAGATGCTGCTATTTTgtgctccctcctcccctcccccacgtGGACTGTTCAACAACCAGATGGAGAGATGGCTTCTTGTGGTATTGTGTACACCTACCCCTAAGAATAGAGGGTGTTTTCTTGTTTATTACAATAGAAGAGACTGATGAGCacactgaaatgaatgaacatttttcTGTTTAATACAAAAATGCAATAAATTCCTCTTACGGGTGAGAAGTGTTCAATATAAATGTGTCTAAAACTTTTTCCCTTGAGTAGTACTCGAGTGGAAAATCGTATGTACCCTTACTATTTGGCAAGAACTGTTTTTAATAAGCATGTTTTGCATGGATTAAAATGTGCTTGAGTTGCTATTTATTAATGAAAGTGCCAGTATATTCAAGTAGCGTGCATGTTCTCAATAGCGTGGATTCCTTGATTCCATTAACAGCTGTAACTTCCTTGAGTCCACCTGTTTTATCCTTTTTACACTCCTTTTCCTTAACACTGCCTCAGCCACGTCAGCTTTGGAACAATCTAGTCCTTGCTGATCCATTCCCAATGATTCTGTGACTTGTACTAGTTCTGCTGCTCAGAGAAGGAGCAACATATGTTTAATTTAGAACACTTTAGCCTCAGATGTTCCACTGTGATCAAATGGCAGAAGGGTGATGCTACCCCACCTTAATGATCTATGAAGGAGAACTTGGAGATTCCAACTATTTCAAGGAGCAGGTGACTGAGAATAGGGATTGATTGCTTAGAATGCAGTGAAGCATCTATTGTCAAATGCAAAAACTATTTGCTAAGCCCAGTGTAGATTCTGCTGCTTCTTATGGGACTGTTTGGAGTTTCTGGATTTAAAGTGTTACAATAAATATTCACTGTATCTTTTGGAAAATAGAGATGTAAAATGTTTGAATTGTACATTAATTGCTTATTAAAGAAGGCTGCCTAGacaaagggttcttaaccttttttgtgtcttggactcctcagaataatgtttttgaatgtataggtatataattattacaaaggaaagcaattatattgaattagttaacaaaaacaattttttttaagttcatggacaccaggttaagaacctatAAGTATATACCATAAACGATTACTTTATGTGGGAAACCATTTACCCTGCTGTAAATTTCTCCTGAGAAAGTAATAACTTCAACAAACAAATGTAATAGATCCTTCTAGCTCTATGTAGCTTTAAGACATCAGATGGAAACCAGCTGAAACTGCAATTTAAAAGCACAATATTTGCCTCAACAGACGAAACTCTTTTTCTACTTAATAAGAAATCTGTGTATCATTGAAGAAAGACACTGGGTAACTTGTTTCTTTCCTCTTGTATTTCATTTTGTGCTGAACTTGTTCGGAGGCCAGTCGGGCTCCTAGCATCTCCAGCAACATGGTGTGCTTAATATTGACCAtcttcccactccctccctccccttcccctccaactccCACAGCTGGCAGGTCAGTGTTAACATTTACATGCCAGTTtactttctccccccttccccagctgTTGGGATGCTGAAATAAAGGAGCATCCTGGCTTCAACTCTTCAAAGCTTGTAAGTTTCTTTAATGGGTGGGTTCTTCATGTGCACTGAACCGTCTAGTCAGCATTATGAACCTCCAAGGGGTTACTGTCTGCAAGCTACTTTTTAATAAGTACATCCCAGTAGCAACAGGAACACATCAGCAatcttatttaataaaatattgacaggttagcaaaaaaaaaaatccataaatgtAGTAccatggttgtgtgtgtgtgtgtgtgtgtgtgtgtgtgtgtgtgtgtagggggttcTTGGACTATATTCTCAAAAAGTTCTATGGGAGAAATGATGCAGTTGATATTGTTACATTCCAAATTAATTCAAACTTAGATGTTAGCCTAATGTGGGTGTATTAGTCacttttattttgtgattttttttacctatttacccatttttaaagctttattttgATTAGAGTTGCCTTCGAAGATTGAAATTGTGTGCCCTAATTGCGTGGTAAAACTGTACAAGACTCATTTTGTAGGCCTAATTTAGTTGTTACAGAAAAGGCATgctttgggggtggagggggaagggggaataagAGTGAAAGGAACAATAAAGGACAAGATCAAACCACCAAGAAGGCTGGAGGAACGTGAGACCATAGGCAGAGTGCAAAGGCAGCAGGCTTTGGTTCATTATCTTCTCGGAAAGTATCCAATAGGCAGGCAACCCTAGAAAGCGCCGAGGCAGTGATGCCGGCTGGTCTTCAGGAAGGCTTCCCGAGAAGGAAGGGCAAACGGAAGCCAGTTTCAAAGGGTTGTATCGCTAGACTGGTTTGTAGAGGTTTCGGACTCCCTTTCATTCCTTTAGGAGGGACAAGCAATGGGAATCCAGTTATTTGTGGGATGATGGCCTCAAACTGAAGAGTGATGGTAGAGCCCCTGACCCGAATTACTGGTTTGTGAAAATATCTTGGAAACTGATGTTTCTGGAAATggagttttatttaaaattttcaatttaaaGAAACCCTGCAGTGAATCCTTTTGAATGGCAAAGAGTCCTATGAATAActaatgggttcaaatccctggttttttgttgttggttttgtgtgtgtgtgtgtgtgtgtgtgtgtgtgtgtgtgttccttcaAAGTGCACACCTGTAATATCCTCGGGCTACCAAGTACTCTGCTGCTCCTCCCAAGGGCCCATTaacctgaatgaccttgggccgGTGGGGAGGCTCGTTTTTCCTCACCTGAAACCGAGCTAGGACTAGCCGCGCTCCGGCAGCTCGGACACAGCCTTCCAATAGGGAGGGGGAGGTAATCAATCGGCTGGAGAGAAATGAGTCCTGGGGTAATTCCTGTGGCAGCCCACTGATGCTGTCACCGACGGTGTCTGAGCGCACTCTGATCGAAATAGGCGATAAGCCGTTTTCAAAAAAGTTTTCTGTGGTTGTGAAAGACTAAATGCTGGAAACCGAAAGTTGTTTCCAGCCTGCCCGAGCCACAACACTTTCCACCAAGGCGCATCTCGGAGCTCCAGCCTCGAGGGGATCAGGGTTTTGAAAGTGTCTCCAATGGAGTGGGCACTTGTTTGTAAGTATTTCTTTTCCGGAGCCCACTCAGGCAGGGAGGGAAGCTAGAAGCAGTTTCGCGGGACGGAACAATGAGTCAAAACACCGCCTCCCCATTTTGACACTGATGCCTAGGGGAAATACCCACGGCCCAAACACTTGATTATGAATGGAGATTACTTTGGGGTTACAGGGCAATTACGTCCTGGAAAGGAAAACTTTGGGGTCTTAGGCTGGGCTCAGCAATTTCACTATTTGGTGGGGAAAGCTAGTGCTTAAAGCCTATAAGAGAAATCTGCTCTGGGCCTTCACCAAAAACTTTAGTCTAAACATGAACAGCCCCAGAAACACCAGAGGCTAAAGAGGCAAATATTTACTCATGTAACCCTCCCCCCaatcccaccccactccacccctgCCACCTCCACTTCACTGGCATCTTTCATAAAAGATTTGTGCAGCAAAGCTATTgttgaaaagtatttatttacaCTAGGATCACAAACCATCCATTATCTGAATTCCAGTTAGTGGCTGTGCATTATGGTGATAAACAATTTATAACTCCACAGCAATAGAGAGCTCATAACCAAAGGAGTCAGCTCTCCTAATGTTATTTACATCCATATTTGACATTTTACTCCAAAAGTAACACTTTAAAGTCACAAAACAGCGTACAAAAATAtagtttctaaaaaaaaatccaaatattaaTAGGCAGAAATGTACAGGCATACTAAAACCagggagtgatttttttttagtaatcaATAAGGCAACCCATTTACATGCAGACACTGCAACATTGTCTACATCACACAAGGCACCGAGGACACATCAACACAATCGCATGCATCCTAGTttcagagaatatatatatacatctccCTTTAAATAAGTTATTCTCTGAATCTTCTTGTTTCAATAGGTCATaaatgctttcctttttctttccccaaagtCCAGATCTTGTAGAACagtgcacattaaaaaaaaatacactaataTCTGAGTGAATATACACTGAAAAAATAGCTATTTACAATTTCCAACTACTGAAAAAGCATCAGTTGCCAAGTCTATCTCATCAGATTGCACTTCTGTTCTCTATGTTAGTTTACATATTGCTTTAACGGCTGACACTGGATGAGCTCTGTTCACTGGTCCAAGGCTCCCAGAATTCCATTGAGTCTGTGCTTGGTTCACTCTACAACTTCCCCTAAAGCAGCCACCGAGTTAGATAAAGTGCACGTCAGTTTGGGTCTTTGGGCTGACCCCCGATTCTCTAAGGCATCAGCATCTCCCGACCTATTTTAATGGGGTCCCAGATCAACTCCGATGCCTAGAGTTAAGATGCTGTCATGGATACATCAAAGCAAAAGTGggtaaggggtggggggcagggagtgaACCTCCAGTCCAAGGGAACCCCAGCTTCTTGCAGGCCAGCAGGGAGCCTTTCCTGTACCCTTTTGGTCAGAGTCACCTCAGCTGAGAGAGACCAAAATGAGCCCAGTTTCAGGCAGGTCCTGTTTCTCAGCTTAAAGGGAGGAGCAGTGATGGGATCCCCACCCCCCAGACCCTTCCAGCTttgaagggaggggtgaggagcCAGTGGTAGTGTTGGTGAAGCTCAGATTGGAAAAGGGCCTCACGGACCCTCAGGAGCTGGTCAGGTCAAGAGTCTCTACTCAAGGTGTCCGGGTCCGAGAGGCGCAAGAGGTGAGAGGACCCCCTCCCAGAGCGCTGCTGCCACCGCTGCCGCACAAGGCTCCCCCGGATTGGGTCCCCCCTGGGCAGGAGGAAGTAGAAGAGGTCCCTGGCCCTGAGGATGAAGGTGCActgctcttcctctccttctgccGGAGATGGATCTTGGTGTGTCGTTTGCGTTCATCACTGCGGGCAAACTTTCGGCCACAGTAGTCACAGGCAAAGGGCTTCTCGCCAGTGTGGGTGCGGATGTGGGTGGTGAGGTGGTCACTTCGGCTAAAGTTCCGCATACAGATCCGACACTGGAAGGGCTTATGCCCGGTGTGGATTCGGATGTGCCTAGTCAACTCATCACTCCTGGAGAAGCGCCGGTCACAGCCCTCGGCCGGGCATGGGTACGGGCGTTCGTGAACTGGAGTCTTGCTAGGCCGGTTCGGGTACTTTCGTGGGCGAAGTATAGGCCGAAGGGGCAAGTGGTGTGGATTGTAGGCAGCGGCGGCTGCGGCACTGCCAGAGAGCCTGGGACCACCCTCACTGCCACTACTGCCCCCAGGTCCAGCTGCCCCAGCACTGGGCCCTCCCAGAGTAAAGTTACGGATAGTGGAGAGTGGAGTGAGGGGTGGTGGCACCCTCAGAGAATCCAGAGGGCAGGAGAAAGGCTTGCGGTCTGGGCCACCTGCCCCGTGAAGGTCCCGCTGGCATTGAGGTGGAAAGAAGCCTGGGTAGTCAGGGATCATGGGGAAGAGGCCTGGGTCTGTGGCAGGCTTGGGAGAGGGATAGGAAGGGGGTGGTGGGTAGGCAAGGGCAGAAGAGGCAGTGGAAGTCGTGGCTGAAGGCAAGAAAGCTGAGGGATCCTGGTAAAGGTCTCCCGTGCAGCCTGAGTacggaggaggaggtggaggtgagtaGAGGTGGTCAAGGTCAGACTGTGTCTGGGACATGGTGCACACACCCAGAGGCCCCCCAGCCAGTGGGTTGGGAGAGGCAGAAGAGGCACTGGAGGAGGCTGTGGTAGAGGTTGGGGCCGTCACCCCCTGCAGAATTCCTGCACTCACGATGTTGATGATGCCTTCTGGGTAGCAGCTGGCACCAGGGTACTGGGGGTCGATGGAGAACTTTCCCATGTAAGTGAAGGTCTGGTTCCGAGGGGCAGAGACAGGAGCAAAGCTGGGATAGGGCAGATCCAGGGACCTCTTTTCTCCAGTCATGTCAATGTTGATCATGCCATCTGTAACCAGGAAAGGAGAGCAAAGATGGGGATACTGATCTGGGGGCCCAAAGGAAATCAGGCTCATCCTCACACACCCCAGTCCCTCTGACACCATCCTGGGGACACAGGAAGATGAAGGGAGGCTCTGCTCCCActtcctctccaaaccccaaTCACAATCACAAACATCCCTGATCTGCCAAaaactttctccccttctccttcccttgtgGGACACACAGTTGGGTCTTCCTGCCCAACACTGCCCAGAGGGGAAGCTGCCAGAGAGGGGGGGCCGGCTGGGGCAAAGGGGAGAGGAGCCTTAGGTATTTTCCCAGCTCCAAGGACTCGGGCTCCCTCCCAGCATGTCTCCTTTGcctcatccctccctctcccactgaAGAGCAGCCGATGAGTAAGGGAGGGAGCTGGGGCACCGCGGGAAGAGAAGTGCTACAGgtttctccctgtctccctctccccctcctcctccccagcaCCGCTGACCTTGCCCCACAGGCACTTGAGGAGGTGAAAAGAAATTCCAGGTGCTGGAACAGCCGCTTGGGTTTCCTCTCATCGCCTGGGAAACCAGCCCATCGCTAACCCCGCTCTTCCCTCCGCCTCCTCCCCTTACACCTCCACGTCTGTCTCCCCAAAGCCACAATCTCACTAATTCACCGGCCACAGCGCAGCCGGTGGTGAAGGATCCCTGAAGGCAAAGGAACCTCCCGGCAGCTCGGCCTGATTCCTCCGCCCGCTCCTTCTTCCCCAAGGCTGAATAGCTtgtattctcttcctctctggggCTCTCCTCCCCGGTTTCCTCCGACCCCTAAATTCCACATCATTCTGTCTCTGCCCCAGGGGAGGGGATACCCGGAGTGGTGGGTAAGGCGATTGAGTAGGGGGATGGTCCGGGAAGCTGAAAACGCCTCCAGTCCTCTGTCTAGGACTTGCATCCCGACTCCCAGAGCTCCAGGTCCCgctgaaagggggggggggggaagaatacTATAATGATTGTAAAAGCTCAGCGCTGTGTCGGGCACTCGGCAAGCCCTCCGTAGGTGTTAGCTATTAGCTAGTCTAACCGTACATCTCTCCTCCTAAATCAAGGCACCCCATTCACCAAGAGCGCTGGGAACAGGCTTCCCAGCTAGCAGATACACCCACCCAGGCTCCTCCATAGAAGCCTCTACCTATTTTAAACGTCCCCCAAATCAACTCTGTCCCCCCGTACAACCActtccacccacccacacacagaCTCCCAGCCCCTCCATCTACTACCACCGAAGCACGCTGCTCCCCGGGGGCAGAGCCGGAAAGGATTAAGACACCTTCCTTACCTCCTGTCACCCCGTTCATCTGGTCAAAGGGTCCTCCTAGGTCGCCGGGGGCATTAGGAAAGATAGACACCGAGGTGGCTGCAGCGGCAGCGATGTCCTCCACGGGGTAGATGTTGTCAGACAGCTGGTGCACAAAGCCACTGAGAGTTACTGGGATTTTGTCTACGGCCTTGGCGGTCATCATTTGCTCCAACTCACAACCTGGAGACCCAACTCCCTTGCTACCTGGATTGCCAAAGAAGCCGTTTTGGTGACGGGGTAGCCCCGGGTTCCTCCGTCGGTCTTTTCCCCCCTACTCTTAAAACAACACCCcttccaaaaaaatccaaaatccCAATAAAAACCAGCCAGCAAGTTTTTGTTTGTCTCTTTGCTCCAACTGAAAGAGAGATGTTGGCC is drawn from Dromiciops gliroides isolate mDroGli1 chromosome 2, mDroGli1.pri, whole genome shotgun sequence and contains these coding sequences:
- the EGR2 gene encoding E3 SUMO-protein ligase EGR2 isoform X1, with protein sequence MMTAKAVDKIPVTLSGFVHQLSDNIYPVEDIAAAAATSVSIFPNAPGDLGGPFDQMNGVTGDGMINIDMTGEKRSLDLPYPSFAPVSAPRNQTFTYMGKFSIDPQYPGASCYPEGIINIVSAGILQGVTAPTSTTASSSASSASPNPLAGGPLGVCTMSQTQSDLDHLYSPPPPPPYSGCTGDLYQDPSAFLPSATTSTASSALAYPPPPSYPSPKPATDPGLFPMIPDYPGFFPPQCQRDLHGAGGPDRKPFSCPLDSLRVPPPLTPLSTIRNFTLGGPSAGAAGPGGSSGSEGGPRLSGSAAAAAAYNPHHLPLRPILRPRKYPNRPSKTPVHERPYPCPAEGCDRRFSRSDELTRHIRIHTGHKPFQCRICMRNFSRSDHLTTHIRTHTGEKPFACDYCGRKFARSDERKRHTKIHLRQKERKSSAPSSSGPGTSSTSSCPGGTQSGGALCGSGGSSALGGGPLTSCASRTRTP
- the EGR2 gene encoding E3 SUMO-protein ligase EGR2 isoform X2, giving the protein MNGVTGDGMINIDMTGEKRSLDLPYPSFAPVSAPRNQTFTYMGKFSIDPQYPGASCYPEGIINIVSAGILQGVTAPTSTTASSSASSASPNPLAGGPLGVCTMSQTQSDLDHLYSPPPPPPYSGCTGDLYQDPSAFLPSATTSTASSALAYPPPPSYPSPKPATDPGLFPMIPDYPGFFPPQCQRDLHGAGGPDRKPFSCPLDSLRVPPPLTPLSTIRNFTLGGPSAGAAGPGGSSGSEGGPRLSGSAAAAAAYNPHHLPLRPILRPRKYPNRPSKTPVHERPYPCPAEGCDRRFSRSDELTRHIRIHTGHKPFQCRICMRNFSRSDHLTTHIRTHTGEKPFACDYCGRKFARSDERKRHTKIHLRQKERKSSAPSSSGPGTSSTSSCPGGTQSGGALCGSGGSSALGGGPLTSCASRTRTP